GTCTTCGAGCAAGTATTCTGCTACCAACCCAGCATGCCAAGACGTGCCGCAGGCCACGATGATAATGCGCTGGGCATTTACAAACTTCTGTTCATAGGCCCGCACGCCACCCATGTTCAAATGGCCAGCTTCCAGTTCCAGACGGCCACGCATGGAGTCAAGAATAGAGCGAGGCTGCTCAAAAATTTCTTTGAGCATAAAATGCTCGTAGCCACCTTTTTCGATGCTTTCGAGTTCTAACTCCAGCTTCTGAATGTACGGCGTCTGGCTAACATCTTCCTTCGAGCGAATTTCCAGCTTCCCATCCCGAATAACGACTAGCTCATAATCATTTACATACACCACCTCATTAGTGTACTCAATAATGGGCGTAGCATCGGAGGCAAGAAAGAACTCGTCTTTGCCAACCCCAATAACCAACGGCGAGCCTTTGCGGGCCGCAATTAGCTGGTTTGGGTTATCCTTGCTCAACACAACGATTGCGTAAGCGCCTACTACTTCGTGCAGAGCCAAGCGCACGGCTTCTTCCAAAGAACAGCCATTCTGCTTCTTGATTTCCTCAATCAGATTAACGAATACTTCGGTATCTGTATCTGAATGAAATACGTGGCCTTGCTGCTGCAAGTGAGTTTTTAGCGCTGCGTAGTTCTCAATAATGCCATTGTGAATAATGGCAATGCGCTCGGAGGTTGAATAGTGCGGGTGAGCATTGGCATCGTTGGGCTCACCATGCGTTGCCCAACGCGTATGACCCATTCCGATCTGTGCGTGCGTGTCTTTCTCCTCAATGAAATCAACAAGTTCCTGAACCTTACCTTTCTTTTTGTATACGTTCAGGGTGCCATTGAGCAGGGCCACACCGGCCGAGTCGTAGCCGCGGTATTCTAAGCGGCGCAAACCTTTAATGATAATGGGGCAGGCTTCACGATAGCCGATGTAAGCAACGATTCCGCACATAGCGCGTCAGGAAATATAGTTTTGAAAGAAAAAAGACGGCCCGCCTCCGGCACAAAGGTCGTGCCGACGTGCTGAGGCCGCCTGAGGGACAAATTGCTAGCGCAATTTAGAATAATAGACGCGGAGCGTGATGTTGTCAGCGTCGAGTACAGCTCGGTTAAGGGTGAGGGTGGGTAGTGTCCGAAGTGTGGGAGAAAGAATCAACGTAGCCGGGCGGGTGGCATCCGTTTGGGTGTATATGTAGTTCTGTACGTAATTCGTAATCAGAACGCTATAATATTTATTGTTACTCCCTAAGTCATAAAAACGCGCTTGAGCCTCTACGCGTTGTCCTTGGCCTCCGATACTATCGCCTAATACTACTCGATCCGTCCGAAAATTATTCGTCAAGGTCTGCAATACCTGATTGTTAGCATTGGCTTCGTATAGATAAAGCCGCCGTGGCAACGGGAATAGAGCATTTGCAAATGGCTTTACGGGCACAATTAGCTCAGCGCGGTTGATGGCGATGTCCTTCCGATCTTTTAGCGCTTTTAGGCCGGCCGGAATATCCAGACGAGTGCCGAAGCCTACCCCTTCCTGTACGTAAGTAATACTACCTGCTTCAGCAGAGGTTACCGCGGCTGAACCGTTTGTGAGACGAGCAAACGGTCCAGCGGCTGACAAGTCGCTGGTAATCTGAGTAAAGTAGCGCGGCGCATTGAGGTTGATGCTCGTCGCGGCCTCACTAGCACTACGGGGTGGGCTACCAAAATAAACGGAATATGAGCGCCACTTCTTCGGGGTAGTAGCATCGTGGTAGTAAAATACTACCCGCAGGTCGTTGGCCCGATTGAAACCTACGACTGTACCTGTGAAATTACTAGTTGGCGCAACAGCTATGCCCTTCCATAGAGCATCTAATTGAGTCTGAGTAAAGGTTTCGCTTTGCAAACTCGAAAAAACGCCCCCCAGTAGTGCCGGAGTTTGACCAGGGCGCGACAGCGCGAGCCTTACCCGGCGGTCCTGAACCGTTACTACAGCAGTAGCCGTATCGGTAGTGACGGTAGACGCAATGCGTTGCCGCTCCCGACGAGTCCGATTGAGCGAGCCAGCGACGTTAGCACTGATAACCTGACCTACTGGGACAGATGTATTGGCGTTGTAAGAACTCCGGTCGTCTAATCTCTGCTGCAAGGCAGACACATCGAAGCGCACGGCTTGCGTCGCACTGCCATAAACCTGGTCAAAGCTCATCACCATTACCGTCGAGTCAAGTACGGTGCCGCTGAACTTGGCAGGCAGTGAGTCAGCCGGCATATTCACCTGCAAATTCAGGAATGAACGGGCCGTGGTAGTGCCTAGCGCTGCATCGCTAATTCGGCCAACCAAAAAGTTGTCGGCTTTCAGCGTCTCCAGCGAGTCTTGCAGAATGGTGGCTACGGGCGCTTTAAATTCGCTGTAGTCAGTGGTGGCAGAGCCCTCCTCCGGCAACAATACTCGGATATCGTTAGGGTCGTCGCAGCTGGTAGTAAGCAGGAAAGCGGCAGAAAAGCAGAGGGTCGCGGTGAGGCGGAAGGCGCTAGCTGGCCAATTCATTATAAAGCGCGTAGTAAGAAGTCAACAAGTTCTCGTCGGCGCCCACCTGACCGATGCACTTCTTCTGGGTGTTCTGGGCATACTCAGTGAACATAGCGTTCATGTTGTCGCTGAAATCCTCATCAGATTTTACTACCGAGTCGGCATAATCCATCCCAACTTTGATGAAGCCTTCGTAGTCCGCTGATTTCAACGCAGCCAGCATTTTGTCATCAATGTCCAGCATCTTCGCTTTCTCAATGATGTCGCCGCTGAATTTGTGGTCGAACTCGTTATTATAAATGGTAAACACCGACTTGGCATCCTTGAAAATCGGGTCTTTCTTGTACGTCGTTTTCAGGTACATCGGGATCAAGCCAGTCATCCAGTCGTTGCAATGAACGATGTCGGGGGCCCAACCTAATTTTTTCACGGTTTCGAGCACACCTTTGCAAAAGAAGATGGCGCGCTCGTCATTGTCGGCGTGGAACTTGTCATTTTTATCCACCAGCACTGATTTGCGGTGGAAATAATCCTCGTTATCGATGAAATAAACCTGAAGCTTAGCATTAGGAATAGATGCTACCTTGATAATCAATGGCTTCTCTTCTTCGCCCACGGCGATGTTGATGCCCGATAAGCGAACTACCTCGTGCAACCGGTTCTTACGCTCGTTGATAATACCGAAACGAGGAACGAAAATGCGGATCTCCATCCCCATTTCCTGCATGCCTTGCGGCAACATCCGCAGAAACTCCGCTACCTTGGTCGTCTGCAAAAACGGATTGATTTCCGTAGCAGCATAGAGTATTCTCAACTTGGACATATCGGGTTAGTAGAGGTGATTAAGTAAGAGGCAATAGTTTTGGATGCACAAAATTAAACATTTTTAAGCGAAAGTTCAATAAAACCCACCTGCGGGTCCTTCCCGCAGGCCTTCTACCTTATGGAGATACTGCAATCGGCCGCCGCGTTGCAAGCCCAAACTGAAAAATGGCGCCGTGAAGGTCAACGCATTGGCTTAGTGCCTACTATGGGCGCTTTACATGATGGTCACCTGCGACTTGTACAAGCCGCCGCCGCTGAAAACGACGTAGTAGTAGTCAGTATTTTCGTTAATCCGACTCAGTTCAACAACCCCGACGACTTTCGGCTCTATCCGCGCCTGCCCGAAGCTGACGCTGCTTTGCTCGGGCCGGCTGGCTGCACAGCCCTATTCTTGCCCTCAGTAGAGGAAATGTATCCTGAGCAGAGCAAGCTACGCTTCGATTTTGGCTCTCTGGAGCAAGTGATGGAAGGGGCCCACCGTCCTGGTCATTTTAATGGGGTAGCCACGGTAGTAAGCAAGTTGTTTCACCTGAGTCGCCCCCATCGGGCATATTTTGGCCAGAAGGACTTGCAGCAAGTTGCCATCATTCGCCAGCTGGTTGCTGACTTGTCATTTGATTTGGAGCTTATCACTTTCCCTACCGTTCGCGAGGCTGATGGCCTAGCTATGTCCTCGCGCAATAGGCGGTTGTCGGTTGAGGCTCGAAAAAAAGCCCCCCAACTCTATAAAGCCCTACAATTGGGTGTTAGATTATTAGAAGAGAACCGGCCTGTAGCTAGTGTAAAGAATGAGGTGCTCCAATTTCTGGCAATGGAAGAAGCCATTACGCTGGAGTATTTTGAAATAGCTGATGCTCGCACCTTACAAACAGTAGAAGAACTTACACAGCCTCAAGAGGTAGCTCTCTGCATTGCTGCATGGCTGGCAGAAGTGCGTTTGATTGATAATTTATTGATTAGTGCTAAAAGCCTATAGCGCAATACTATAAAGCCCATACAAATCAATATATAGTAAAATTTAAAAGGAAAATTAATATTTTTTCTGCCAAATGGATTAGATTAAATATTATTTGAATTATGTTAGTGCATTGATAAATCATATAAACTCAAGCATGAAGCACAAACACTTTACTCCCAAATTCCTTTCTTGTTTAGGTCTTGGCCTTCTTTTCACCTTTGGGTGCAGCAAAGAAGAACTGACTCCAAGCGAAAGCCTTAGCGCTAGCACTTCGCAGGAAGCAGCTTCTAACGCATCTAACTCCGCTAGACTGAGTTCTAACCACTATATCATTATTGCCTCCGGCGAAAGGTTGCCTGCGGATATTGCTGATAAGGCTAAGTCGGCTAACGGTACTGTAACTGCTCTGCTCGATGAAGTAGGTATCGCGTCGGCAACTTCTGATGATCCAGGCTTTGCGGCCAAGGCATCCAAAATTGCGGGTGTAAAGTCTGTTGTTAGAGATTTTACCTTTCAAGGATTTGACCCAGAAGCAGAGAAAGTAGTTGAAATCGATGCTACCTATGGCAATCCGCCAAAAAGCGGTGATAATGATACCTACTTTGATCTCCAGTGGGGCCATGATGCTATCAATGCTCCGGAAGCGTGGAACGCTGGCTATCGGGGTAAAGGGGTTCGAGTAGCCGTTCTGGACTCAGGATTTGACTTGGATCATCGCGACTTGGCTCCAAATATTGATTTGGCGGCCAGCAAAAATTTTGTTCCTGGCGAAAAACTTAGCTATGCCCTTACAGGTGTAGGAAGCCATGGTACGCACACGGCCGGCACCATTGGAGCTGCTGATAATGGACTGGGTATCATTGGTGTTGCTCCCGAGTCAAAGTTGATTTTAGTGAAAGTGCTGAGAGACTCTGGCTCCGGAAGCTTCTCTTGGATGCTTGAAGGTATTTTGCATGCTGTAAGCCAAGGCGCTGATGTAATTAACATGAGCTTAGGGGCTGGTATACCACGGAACGGCAAATACTTGGATGATAACGGCACCCCAGACAATCCTGCGGATGACTTTGTTGTATCCGATACGAAAGCAACTCAAGAACTGATTGTTGCGATCAGTAAGGTAACGGCTTACGCTGCCAAGCAAGGCGTAACGATTATCGCTGCAGCTGGTAACGATGGTATCGATGGCAACAAAGACCGTAACTTGGTTCAAATGCCCGCTGATGCACCCCACGTGATTTCTATCTCGGCTACCTCTCCTCGGGCTGGGCGCTTAATCCGCTTACCGCTAACCTTGACTTTTTGGCTACTTACTCCAACTACGGAACCTCGGAAATCGACTTCGCTGCTCCCGGTGGTGATACAGCTTATCCAGGTAACGAGATTGCTAAAATAGGCCCAATTACACAGTATGTGTATGTATTTGATCTTGTTTTCAGCACAGGTAGTAATCTGAATCCAGCTACTTCCTCCTACTATTGGTCAGCGGGTACCAGCATGGCTGCACCACACGCTGCTGGCGTAGCTGCACTCATCGTTGGCAAAAATGGTGGTCAGATGGATCCAGCAAAAGTGGAAGCCGCTCTGCGCGCTTCAGCTGATGATTTGGGCAAACCAGGTCGTGATCCACAATATGGTCATGGCCGCGTAAATGCTTATCGTGCAGTAGCTCCTGCTAACTAGGATAAGTAAGAGTATAAAAAGCCCCCAGGCAAGCCAGTAGCAATACTAGGCTACCTGGGGGCTTTTTTGTGAAGCGGTAGTAAGCTGTCGGTTATCAGCAGAAAGCGAGTCGATGGCACAATCAGGCCCGAACCCTTATCTTTGCCGCCCTTATTTCACCCGCATTCTTTCTCATGCATATCGAGGTTCTAAAGTCTAAAATACACCGCGCTAAAGTCACGCAGGCCGAACTGCATTACGTAGGCAGCGTCACCATCGACGAGGACCTGCTCGACGCTGCCAACATGGTAGAAAACGAGAAAGTGACGATAGTTAACGTGAATAACGGCGAGCGATTTGAAACCTATACCATTCGTGGGGAGCGCGGCTCGGGTATGGTGTGCCTCAATGGGCCTGCTGCCCGCCGCGTAGCCGTAGGCGATATCGTTATCATCTTTTCATACGCCCTCATCGACTTTGCGGAGGCGCGTGCGCACAAGCCCACGCTTGTCTTCCCCGATCAGCATAACCGGTTAGTGTAGCTCAACTAGCTGTTCGTTCTTATGTCTTGAGGAATGATCAGCCAGTTAATTATTTAACAAGTCAAGCAGCATGAAGCAACTGCTCTCTATACTCAAGTACGCACTGTTGGTGTCCTTATCGGGGTTGCTGATGTGGTATGCCGTGCGGGGGCAGGACCTAAGCCGTATCGGCGAATATGTACGTGGGGCCAATTATTTCTGGCTGCTTGTCACCATGGCTATATCCGTATTGGGATATCTGAGCCGCGCTTACCGGTGGAAAATGCAGATAGACCCCACCGGCTATAAAGCCTCCTATTGGGATGTATATCATGCCATGATGGTGGGCTACCTCGCGAATATGGTACTGCCCCGCATGGGGGAAGTGATTCGCTGCTCCGTGCTGCGTCGGAGTAGTGGCGTACCTGTGCAAATATCGTTGGGTACCGTTATCGCGGAGCGCTTCATTGATGTGCTGATGCTTTTAGGGCTGTTGGGAGTCACGCTGCTATTGGAGTTTGATAAATTCTGGTCGTTTGTAATGGGCTTGCTAACTGATAACTATGAGTCATTTGCGGCCTACCGAACTACCTTGCTGGCTATTGCTGGCATTTCATTGCTTTTGCTATTGCTGGCAGTGTACGCCCTCGTTAGGAATCTGGAAAGGCTGCGTCAGAATGCGTTTTTCAACCGGATTGTTGGACTGGCAAAGGGGTTATTGTCGGGTATATTTAGTGTGCTGAAGCTCGAGAATAAAGGTGTGTTTTTGCTGCATACGCTCTTCACCTGGCTGGTTTATTATCTGATGGATTACCTAGCCTTTTTCGCCTTTCCTGAAACTTATAACCTAAGCATGATGGCTGCCTTGGCGGTGCTCACCTTCGGGGCATTTGGGATGGCGGCACCGGTATCAGGCGGTATCGGCACATTTCACGTAATGGTGCAGGCTACGCTGCTTGTGTATGGTGTTTCAAAGGAAGCGGGCATTGCATATGCGCTGGTAGTACACGGCTCTCAAACCCTATTGGTCGTCCTAATGGGTGGAATAAGCTTTGTGTGGAGTATGATAAAATCAGGTCGGATAGCCCGCCGTAGCGCCATATCTTTAGCCGTAGCTACAACTGCCGATGTGGAGCAAGGATAAAGTTATTGATCGTAATAATGTAGCACCATTGCTGGAGCAGTGGCGCACGGAGGGCCGCCCGGTGGTTTTTACCAATGGCTGCTTCGACTTGCTTCATCTGGGACACGTCGATTATCTGGAGAGGGCGCGTCACTTAGGTGGAGCACTGGTGGTGGGTCTGAATACCGACGCTTCTGTCAGTTGTTTGAAGCCTGGAAGGCCGCTGCAAGACGAAATGTCACGGGCACGCATCCTGGCGTCCCTTTTGTTCGTCGATGCCGTAGTGCTGTTCGATGAGCCTACGCCGCTGGCCCTGATTGAATTGATCAAGCCCGACATTCTGGTGAAGGGCGATGACTATGCAATCAGTGGAATTGTCGGCCACGAATTTGTGTTGAGTAGTGGCGGGCAGGTACTTACCGTACCGCTCGTAGCCGGCTACAGTACCACGCGGATCGTGGAGCGCATACGTCAGCTTCCTTCTTAACTTTTACTTTTCTCTCCAAGCCCATGTATTTATTCCTCATTCTGGCGATGGTTGTAAGCTGGCTGATTCAGTGGCGCTTGCGCAGCAAGTTCTCTGAATACGCCAAGATAGGTCTGCAATCAGGCTTGTCCGGTAAGCAAATAGCCGAGCTTATGCTCGCTGATCATGGCATTACCGATGTGCGCGTTATTTCTACCGAAGGCCGTTTGACCGACCATTATAACCCCGCTGATAAGACCGTAAACCTGAGCGAGGCCGTGTATGAAGAGCGTTCGGCAGCGGCAGCAGCAGTTGCCGCCCACGAGTGCGGGCACGCCGTGCAGCACGCTACGGCCTACAGCATGTTGCAGTTCCGCTCCGCTATGGTGCCCGCTTTGAGCGCCGTATCGAAGTTTATGCCTTTCATTCTCATTGCGGGTGTATTCATGATCAACACCTCTATGATTCCGCTG
The window above is part of the Hymenobacter radiodurans genome. Proteins encoded here:
- the glmS gene encoding glutamine--fructose-6-phosphate transaminase (isomerizing) is translated as MCGIVAYIGYREACPIIIKGLRRLEYRGYDSAGVALLNGTLNVYKKKGKVQELVDFIEEKDTHAQIGMGHTRWATHGEPNDANAHPHYSTSERIAIIHNGIIENYAALKTHLQQQGHVFHSDTDTEVFVNLIEEIKKQNGCSLEEAVRLALHEVVGAYAIVVLSKDNPNQLIAARKGSPLVIGVGKDEFFLASDATPIIEYTNEVVYVNDYELVVIRDGKLEIRSKEDVSQTPYIQKLELELESIEKGGYEHFMLKEIFEQPRSILDSMRGRLELEAGHLNMGGVRAYEQKFVNAQRIIIVACGTSWHAGLVAEYLLEDLARIPVEVEYASEFRYRNPVISERDIVIAISQSGETADTLAAIELAKSKGATIFGICNVVGSSIARATDAGAYTHAGPEIGVASTKAFTAQVTVLTLLAMIVGHKRGTLSDVKLRELMVELSNIPSKVEQALLLDTEIRQIAEIFKDVPNFLYLGRGYNFPVALEGALKLKEISYIHAEGYPAAEMKHGPIALIDENMPVVVIATKDSSYEKVVSNIQEVKARKGRIIAVVTEGDQVIPAMAEFVIEVPATSEVLMPLVSVVPLQLLSYHIAVLRGCNVDQPRNLAKSVTVE
- a CDS encoding DUF4270 family protein; amino-acid sequence: MNWPASAFRLTATLCFSAAFLLTTSCDDPNDIRVLLPEEGSATTDYSEFKAPVATILQDSLETLKADNFLVGRISDAALGTTTARSFLNLQVNMPADSLPAKFSGTVLDSTVMVMSFDQVYGSATQAVRFDVSALQQRLDDRSSYNANTSVPVGQVISANVAGSLNRTRRERQRIASTVTTDTATAVVTVQDRRVRLALSRPGQTPALLGGVFSSLQSETFTQTQLDALWKGIAVAPTSNFTGTVVGFNRANDLRVVFYYHDATTPKKWRSYSVYFGSPPRSASEAATSINLNAPRYFTQITSDLSAAGPFARLTNGSAAVTSAEAGSITYVQEGVGFGTRLDIPAGLKALKDRKDIAINRAELIVPVKPFANALFPLPRRLYLYEANANNQVLQTLTNNFRTDRVVLGDSIGGQGQRVEAQARFYDLGSNNKYYSVLITNYVQNYIYTQTDATRPATLILSPTLRTLPTLTLNRAVLDADNITLRVYYSKLR
- a CDS encoding glycogen/starch synthase, which produces MSKLRILYAATEINPFLQTTKVAEFLRMLPQGMQEMGMEIRIFVPRFGIINERKNRLHEVVRLSGINIAVGEEEKPLIIKVASIPNAKLQVYFIDNEDYFHRKSVLVDKNDKFHADNDERAIFFCKGVLETVKKLGWAPDIVHCNDWMTGLIPMYLKTTYKKDPIFKDAKSVFTIYNNEFDHKFSGDIIEKAKMLDIDDKMLAALKSADYEGFIKVGMDYADSVVKSDEDFSDNMNAMFTEYAQNTQKKCIGQVGADENLLTSYYALYNELAS
- the panC gene encoding pantoate--beta-alanine ligase codes for the protein MEILQSAAALQAQTEKWRREGQRIGLVPTMGALHDGHLRLVQAAAAENDVVVVSIFVNPTQFNNPDDFRLYPRLPEADAALLGPAGCTALFLPSVEEMYPEQSKLRFDFGSLEQVMEGAHRPGHFNGVATVVSKLFHLSRPHRAYFGQKDLQQVAIIRQLVADLSFDLELITFPTVREADGLAMSSRNRRLSVEARKKAPQLYKALQLGVRLLEENRPVASVKNEVLQFLAMEEAITLEYFEIADARTLQTVEELTQPQEVALCIAAWLAEVRLIDNLLISAKSL
- a CDS encoding S8 family peptidase, producing the protein MKHKHFTPKFLSCLGLGLLFTFGCSKEELTPSESLSASTSQEAASNASNSARLSSNHYIIIASGERLPADIADKAKSANGTVTALLDEVGIASATSDDPGFAAKASKIAGVKSVVRDFTFQGFDPEAEKVVEIDATYGNPPKSGDNDTYFDLQWGHDAINAPEAWNAGYRGKGVRVAVLDSGFDLDHRDLAPNIDLAASKNFVPGEKLSYALTGVGSHGTHTAGTIGAADNGLGIIGVAPESKLILVKVLRDSGSGSFSWMLEGILHAVSQGADVINMSLGAGIPRNGKYLDDNGTPDNPADDFVVSDTKATQELIVAISKVTAYAAKQGVTIIAAAGNDGIDGNKDRNLVQMPADAPHVISISATSPRAGRLIRLPLTLTFWLLTPTTEPRKSTSLLPVVIQLIQVTRLLK
- a CDS encoding S8 family serine peptidase, translating into MATYSNYGTSEIDFAAPGGDTAYPGNEIAKIGPITQYVYVFDLVFSTGSNLNPATSSYYWSAGTSMAAPHAAGVAALIVGKNGGQMDPAKVEAALRASADDLGKPGRDPQYGHGRVNAYRAVAPAN
- the panD gene encoding aspartate 1-decarboxylase, which gives rise to MHIEVLKSKIHRAKVTQAELHYVGSVTIDEDLLDAANMVENEKVTIVNVNNGERFETYTIRGERGSGMVCLNGPAARRVAVGDIVIIFSYALIDFAEARAHKPTLVFPDQHNRLV
- a CDS encoding lysylphosphatidylglycerol synthase transmembrane domain-containing protein; translated protein: MKQLLSILKYALLVSLSGLLMWYAVRGQDLSRIGEYVRGANYFWLLVTMAISVLGYLSRAYRWKMQIDPTGYKASYWDVYHAMMVGYLANMVLPRMGEVIRCSVLRRSSGVPVQISLGTVIAERFIDVLMLLGLLGVTLLLEFDKFWSFVMGLLTDNYESFAAYRTTLLAIAGISLLLLLLAVYALVRNLERLRQNAFFNRIVGLAKGLLSGIFSVLKLENKGVFLLHTLFTWLVYYLMDYLAFFAFPETYNLSMMAALAVLTFGAFGMAAPVSGGIGTFHVMVQATLLVYGVSKEAGIAYALVVHGSQTLLVVLMGGISFVWSMIKSGRIARRSAISLAVATTADVEQG
- the rfaE2 gene encoding D-glycero-beta-D-manno-heptose 1-phosphate adenylyltransferase translates to MWSKDKVIDRNNVAPLLEQWRTEGRPVVFTNGCFDLLHLGHVDYLERARHLGGALVVGLNTDASVSCLKPGRPLQDEMSRARILASLLFVDAVVLFDEPTPLALIELIKPDILVKGDDYAISGIVGHEFVLSSGGQVLTVPLVAGYSTTRIVERIRQLPS
- a CDS encoding zinc metallopeptidase, with amino-acid sequence MYLFLILAMVVSWLIQWRLRSKFSEYAKIGLQSGLSGKQIAELMLADHGITDVRVISTEGRLTDHYNPADKTVNLSEAVYEERSAAAAAVAAHECGHAVQHATAYSMLQFRSAMVPALSAVSKFMPFILIAGVFMINTSMIPLGIGIALFALTTLFSFVTLPVEFDASKRALAWIDKRGIVTTSEHAMAKDALWWAAMTYVVAALSSLATLLYYVSIFMGGRSRD